A single region of the Salvia miltiorrhiza cultivar Shanhuang (shh) chromosome 8, IMPLAD_Smil_shh, whole genome shotgun sequence genome encodes:
- the LOC130998262 gene encoding uncharacterized protein LOC130998262 produces the protein MEFVRYVYVRYNGAVDGIYYVGGDTEVLPLFNETIASLMYSINNIMMTHSMSPNYQLYYLATNRFGRETKCGLTTDDDVEGLLKTAEYPMVYVEHINGSVEEAYIPSVDFAHPSGHEYESQSSQYETSYHDTSYHDGQSSLPTQYFSWDGQPLDESAWNQTESLNEMCGRFKQVRTDEDPNDEDEEPEDDAEDPDDDSDKDDEEYDPANESSTDSNASEDLLDDDLIEFTAAERAEELVLAVGLWNMKQGTEAKVDRSDQGRLYFKCKPSEKCKFDLRTSCHGGGMWGVHKFKKHSCEGELGILKPIKAHSNVVAAYVAKRIRDDGEIIKPKSIVAELIREFGVIIKYGVALRARNLGLEMIYGRIDDSFLLLPKYLHALKQANPGTLYDLEVDENCRFKHLFVALGASISPFYFHLRPVIVVDGTHLKGKNNGILFVAVAKDGNEQVFPLAFGVGPIENDESWKWFLSHVRQACGQPDNLLVVSDAHISIANAVKSELPNATHGICYYHLLNKIKGYGQAVVELFRQAAYAYEHSDFTRAMSSMAQLKPRAYEKLMRVGPEKWARSQCPVNCYSFLTSNAAESLNARLLWARRLPICSMLEAIRMVLEHWFNDRLAAAQESDDILTPVATQKISAEIPKSRRYTAKRTTGRIYRVRAGGRHFIVDLQKGSCECNEFNLDSMPQANESVDDHVHIYYKRSSLIATYSGVINHLPPLEHWEIPFKIATRIVLPNLSRRQAGRPRESRIRSVGERTSQRTTTAESETTTTAEASSSKNKRAPKACGICGKTGHTRRACKGTVGDE, from the exons atggaattcgtgagATACGTATATGTGAGATACAATGGAGCCGTCGATGGTATATACTACGTTGGCGGGGATACAGAGGTTCTTCCCCTCTTCAACGAAACTATTGCAAGCCTGATGTACAGCATCAACAATATTATGATGACGCATTCGATGAGCCCGAACtaccaattgtattatttggcgaccaatcgatTTGGCCGAGAGACGAAATGTGGCTTGACCACCGACGATGACGTGGAAGGCTTGTTgaaaactgccgaatatcccatggtgtacgttgagcacatAAACGGTTCGGTTGAAGAAGCGTACATTCCTTCTGTTGATTTTGCCCATCCTTCGGGACACGAATATGAATCACAATCAAGTCAATATGAGACGTCATATCATGATACGTCGTATCATGATGGCCAGAGCTCGCTTCCAACACAATACTTTTCATGGGATGGGCAACCGTTGGACGAATCCGCATGGAATCAAACGGAAAGCCTTAATGAAATGTGCGGAAGATTCAAGCAGGTGCGGACAGATGAAGATCCTAACGACGAAGATGAAGAACCTGAAGACGACGCCGAAGATCCTGATGACGATTCTGACAAAGATGATGAAGAATACGATCCTGCGAACGAGTCGAGCACAGATTCCAatgcctctgaggatttattagacgatgATCTGATAGAGTTCACGGCAGCTgagcgagcag AAGAACTGGTCCTTGCTGTTGGCTTGTGGAATATGAAGCAAGGCACTGAGGCAAAAGTTGACCGCTCAGATCAGGGACGCCTCTATTTCAAGTGCAAGCCCTCTGAGAAGTGCAAGTTCGATTTGCGTACATCTTGTCACGGCGGAGGGATGTGGGGAGTGCATAAGTTCAAAAAGCATTCATGTGAAGGAGAACTGGGCATATTGAAACCAATCAAGGCACACTCGAATGTAGTTGCTGCTTATGTTGCAAAAAGAATACGTGATGATGGAGAGATCATTAAGCCGAAATCTATTGTGGCAGAGTTGATACGTGAATTCGGCGTCATAATCAAATATGGtgtcgcgctgcgtgcaagaaatctcgGGCTCGAGATGATATACGGTCGAATTGATGATTCGTTCCTTCTGCTGCCAAAATATCTTCATGCCCTAAAGCAAGCGAATCCAGGCACCTTGTATGATTTGGAAGTGGACGAAAACTGCCGGTTCAAACATCTGTTTGTTGCTCTTGGGGCTTCCATCTCACCTTTCTACTTTCATCTTCGACCAGTGATTGTGGTCGACGGTACACACCTGAAGGGGAAGAACAATGGTATTTTGTTCGTCGCCGTGGCAAAAGATGGAAACGAGCAAGTCTTCCCCTTGGCATTTGGTGTCGgtccgatcgagaatgatgagtccTGGAAGTGGTTCCTGTCACATGTGAGGCAAGCTTGCGGCCAGCCCGACAACTTACTCGTTGTCTCTGATGCGCATATCTCCATTGCTAATGCTGTGAAGAGTGAGTTACCGAATGCTACCCATGGTATTTGCTACTATCACTTGTTGAACAAGATCAAGGGTTACGGGCAAGCTGTTGTTGAGCTTTTCCGCCAGGCTGCATACGCCTACGAGCACTCAGATTTTACACGTGCAATGTCGTCTATGGCTCAGTTGAAGCCGAGGGCGTACGAGAAGTTGATGCGTGTAGGCCCTGAGAAGTGGGCGCGATCACAATGTCCGGTGAACTGCTATAGTTTTCTTACATCCAATGCTGCCGAGTCTTTGAATGCACGCTTGTTGTGGGCCAGACGTCTTCCCATATGCTCCATGTTAGAGGCAATCAGGATGGTTCTGGAGCACTGGTTCAATGACAGACTTGCAGCCGCACAAGAGAGCGACGACATTCTTACTCCGGTGGCAACACAGAAGATTAGTGCGGAGATACCAAAAAGTCGTCGTTACACTGCCAAGAGGACCACTGGTAGAATATATAGGGTTCGTGCTGGTGGTCGCCATTTTATTGTTGACCTTCAAAAGGGAAGCTGTGAATGCAATGAATTCAACCTGGACAGCATgcc TCAGGCGAACGAGTCAGTGGACGATCACGTGCACATTTACTACAAGCGGAGTTCACTGATTGCCACATACTCTGGTGTCATTAATCACTTGCCTCCCTTAGAGCATTGGGAAATACCTTTTAAAATTGCAACTAGGATTGTTTTGCCAAATCTTTCTCGGCGACAAGCTGGGCGACCAAGAGAATCTCGAATTCGTTCAGTTGGTGAGAGGACGAGTCAGAGGACAACTACAGCGGAGAGTGAGACGACAACCACAGCAGAGGCATCAAGTAGTAAAAATAAACGAGCACCCAAAGCGTGTGGTATATGTGGCAAGACTGGTCACACACGTAGAGCATGCAAGGGTACGGTTGGCGATGAGTAG
- the LOC130997377 gene encoding magnesium transporter MRS2-4 isoform X1 → MGKLTFRRKKKSAPPTLPPPPPAIEAAAATTSKASAKKKAVGSRLWMRMDRLGQSELIECDKSVIIKRVSIPARDLRILGPIFSHSSSILAREKAMIVNLEFIRAIVTAEEVLLLDPLQQEVLPFVDQLRRQLPQKIPSKYVSDQMVSHDNEMQSATAGQWLAAPETAEGLQDELPFEFQVLEIALEVVCTYLDSSVAELERDAYPALDELAISVSTKNLEHVRSLKSNLTRLLARVQKVRDEIEHLLDDNEDMAQLYLTRKWIQNQQAESLGPASNSIVPGAPHLRRLNSARSGSLVSNYLNDQDVEDLEMLLEAYFMQLDGTRNKILSVSFFFPALYVFLDLGTHNKILSVREYIDDTEDYVNIQLDNQRNELIQLQLTLTSASFAIAVETGLAGIFGMNIPCTLYETNGIFWEVVGLMTAVCVVLFVLVLGYARWKKLIGT, encoded by the exons ATGGGCAAGCTGACGTTCCGGCGGAAGAAGAAGTCCGCCCCGCCCACGCtacctcctcctcctccggcgatcgaggcggcggcggccactACGAGTAAGGCGTCCGCGAAGAAGAAGGCGGTCGGCTCGCGCCTCTGGATGCGGATGGATCGCCTCGGCCAGTCGGAACTGATCGAGTGTGATAAGTCTGTCATCATCAAGCGCGTCTCTATTCCCGCTAGGGATTTGAGGATTCTCGGGCCTATTTTCTCTCATTCCTCCAGCATTCTTG CTAGGGAAAAAGCCATGATTGTCAATTTGGAATTCATAAGAGCAATAGTTACAGCAGAAGAAGTATTGTTACTTGATCCTCTTCAGCAGGAGGTTCTGCCATTTGTGGATCAGCTAAGACGGCAATTGCCTCAGAAAATCCCTTCTAAATATGTGTCAGACCAAATGGTCTCTCACGATAATGAAATGCAATCTGCCACTGCTGGACAATGGTTAGCTGCTCCAGAAACTGCTGAAGGGTTGCAAGACGAACTTCCTTTTGAGTTCCAGGTCCTCGAAATAGCATTAGAGGTTGTATGCACATATTTGGACTCCAGTGTTGCTGAACTTGAGAGGGATGCTTACCCGGCTTTAGATGAACTGGCCATAAGTGTTAGCACCAAGAATCTGGAGCATGTGCGGAGTTTGAAAAGCAATCTCACTCGTTTGCTTGCCCGGGTACAGAAG GTGAGGGATGAAATTGAACACCTTTTAGATGACAATGAAGATATGGCCCAACTATACCTTACTCGGAAGTGGATACAGAATCAACAAGCTGAGTCCTTAGGTCCTGCATCAAATAGCATTGTTCCTGGTGCACCTCATCTCCGCCGGCTCAACTCTGCCAGAAGTGGTAGTCTTGTGAGCAATTATCTGAATGACCAGGATGTAGAGGACCTAGAAATGTTGCTTGAAGCCTACTTCATGCAATTGGATGGCACCCGCAATAAAATTCTATCTGTGAGTTTTTTTTTCCCAGCACTCTATGTATTTCTTGATCTTGGCACCCACAATAAAATTCTATCT GTACGAGAATATATTGATGACACAGAAGATTATGTGAACATCCAACTTGACAATCAAAGAAACGAACTTATTCAGCTGCAGCTGACATTGACGAGTGCTTCATTCGCTATTGCAGTGGAAACCGGTCTAGCTGGGATATTTGGAATGAATATTCCGTGCACGCTGTACGAAACCAACGGCATATTTTGGGAAGTTGTTGGGCTTATGACGGCCGTGTGTGTGGTGCTATTCGTTCTTGTTCTGGGATACGCTAGATGGAAGAAGCTCATTGGGACTTGA
- the LOC130997377 gene encoding magnesium transporter MRS2-4 isoform X2 — translation MGKLTFRRKKKSAPPTLPPPPPAIEAAAATTSKASAKKKAVGSRLWMRMDRLGQSELIECDKSVIIKRVSIPARDLRILGPIFSHSSSILAREKAMIVNLEFIRAIVTAEEVLLLDPLQQEVLPFVDQLRRQLPQKIPSKYVSDQMVSHDNEMQSATAGQWLAAPETAEGLQDELPFEFQVLEIALEVVCTYLDSSVAELERDAYPALDELAISVSTKNLEHVRSLKSNLTRLLARVQKVRDEIEHLLDDNEDMAQLYLTRKWIQNQQAESLGPASNSIVPGAPHLRRLNSARSGSLVSNYLNDQDVEDLEMLLEAYFMQLDGTRNKILSVREYIDDTEDYVNIQLDNQRNELIQLQLTLTSASFAIAVETGLAGIFGMNIPCTLYETNGIFWEVVGLMTAVCVVLFVLVLGYARWKKLIGT, via the exons ATGGGCAAGCTGACGTTCCGGCGGAAGAAGAAGTCCGCCCCGCCCACGCtacctcctcctcctccggcgatcgaggcggcggcggccactACGAGTAAGGCGTCCGCGAAGAAGAAGGCGGTCGGCTCGCGCCTCTGGATGCGGATGGATCGCCTCGGCCAGTCGGAACTGATCGAGTGTGATAAGTCTGTCATCATCAAGCGCGTCTCTATTCCCGCTAGGGATTTGAGGATTCTCGGGCCTATTTTCTCTCATTCCTCCAGCATTCTTG CTAGGGAAAAAGCCATGATTGTCAATTTGGAATTCATAAGAGCAATAGTTACAGCAGAAGAAGTATTGTTACTTGATCCTCTTCAGCAGGAGGTTCTGCCATTTGTGGATCAGCTAAGACGGCAATTGCCTCAGAAAATCCCTTCTAAATATGTGTCAGACCAAATGGTCTCTCACGATAATGAAATGCAATCTGCCACTGCTGGACAATGGTTAGCTGCTCCAGAAACTGCTGAAGGGTTGCAAGACGAACTTCCTTTTGAGTTCCAGGTCCTCGAAATAGCATTAGAGGTTGTATGCACATATTTGGACTCCAGTGTTGCTGAACTTGAGAGGGATGCTTACCCGGCTTTAGATGAACTGGCCATAAGTGTTAGCACCAAGAATCTGGAGCATGTGCGGAGTTTGAAAAGCAATCTCACTCGTTTGCTTGCCCGGGTACAGAAG GTGAGGGATGAAATTGAACACCTTTTAGATGACAATGAAGATATGGCCCAACTATACCTTACTCGGAAGTGGATACAGAATCAACAAGCTGAGTCCTTAGGTCCTGCATCAAATAGCATTGTTCCTGGTGCACCTCATCTCCGCCGGCTCAACTCTGCCAGAAGTGGTAGTCTTGTGAGCAATTATCTGAATGACCAGGATGTAGAGGACCTAGAAATGTTGCTTGAAGCCTACTTCATGCAATTGGATGGCACCCGCAATAAAATTCTATCT GTACGAGAATATATTGATGACACAGAAGATTATGTGAACATCCAACTTGACAATCAAAGAAACGAACTTATTCAGCTGCAGCTGACATTGACGAGTGCTTCATTCGCTATTGCAGTGGAAACCGGTCTAGCTGGGATATTTGGAATGAATATTCCGTGCACGCTGTACGAAACCAACGGCATATTTTGGGAAGTTGTTGGGCTTATGACGGCCGTGTGTGTGGTGCTATTCGTTCTTGTTCTGGGATACGCTAGATGGAAGAAGCTCATTGGGACTTGA
- the LOC130997378 gene encoding uncharacterized protein LOC130997378 produces MKRSAYYNAVPQVPDQWPIKKALTLSDIDITHPFLTLSRQQVETNIVVFMTPQDQEILRAEGQVGFNAQDDDNGDMYAMRLKWRGSYYNLIGKWGKVVRGKGLDVGQEIRLRWFNGCLHFSVPQQQIVTVPPPVRLVTAPPLVQDHWPIRKILTSSDVDTTHPFLPLPRKLVEEHILAQWTPQEREKLRKEEQVPINVRDYDTGEIYGLKLRWRGNYYNLVAKWANVIRHKGLGVGQEIRLRWVNNCLYFSVPEERYVTATPGPDNWPIKKALTLSDVDTNHPFLTLPGKAVEDHILFYWTHQSREQLRNEHQVGINARDYDMGDVYVMKLKWRGSYYNLIGKWGKIIREKRLQVGREIRVRWDNGYLVFSVPEL; encoded by the coding sequence ATGAAGAGGTCGGCATACTATAATGCGGTTCCTCAGGTGCCAGATCAGTGGCCAATCAAAAAAGCACTCACCCTTTCTGATATTGACATCACCCATCCTTTCCTAACGCTGTCCCGGCAACAAGTTGAAACTAACATCGTAGTGTTCATGACTCCTCAAGATCAGGAAATCTTAAGAGCTGAAGGGCAAGTGGGTTTTAATGCTCAGGACGATGATAATGGCGATATGTATGCGATGAGATTGAAGTGGCGTGGGAGCTATTATAATCTCATTGGAAAATGGGGAAAAGTTGTCCGTGGAAAGGGACTTGATGTTGGGCAGGAAATTAGACTACGATGGTTTAATGGCTGCTTACATTTCTCGGTGCCACAACAGCAGATTGTTACAGTCCCACCACCAGTCCGCTTGGTTACAGCACCACCCTTGGTGCAGGACCACTGGCCTATTAGAAAGATCTTGACATCGTCTGATGTTGATACTACTCATCCTTTCCTTCCATTGCCTCGTAAGTTAGTTGAAGAGCATATTCTTGCACAATGGACACCGCAAGAAAGGGAAAAATTGAGGAAAGAAGAGCAGGTGCCTATTAATGTTCGAGACTATGATACAGGTGAAATTTATGGGTTGAAACTAAGGTGGCGCGGAAATTACTATAATCTGGTTGCAAAGTGGGCGAATGTTATTAGACATAAAGGGCTTGGCGTTGGGCAAGAGATCAGATTACGTTGGGTAAATAATTGCTTATACTTCTCTGTTCCAGAGGAGCGTTATGTCACAGCAACACCGGGTCCTGATAATTGGCCTATTAAGAAAGCTCTCACATTGTCCGATGTGGATACAAATCATCCTTTTCTTACTTTGCCAGGCAAAGCAGTAGAAGATCACATCCTCTTCTACTGGACACACCAATCTCGGGAGCAATTAAGGAATGAACATCAAGTTGGTATTAATGCTCGAGATTATGATATGGGTGATGTGTATGTGATGAAGTTGAAGTGGCGTGGAAGTTATTACAACCTGATTGGTAAATGGGGAAAAATCATAAGAGAGAAAAGGCTGCAAGTAGGGAGAGAGATCAGAGTACGGTGGGACAATGGATACTTGGTATTCTCAGTTCCTGAACTATAG